The genomic window GTTGCTGTCGGTGACGCACGGCCGGCCGGGGACCGCCATGATGCCCTTCAGCCGCGAACTGAGCGCGGCGGAGATCGAGTCGGTGGTCGACTACGTGCGCGCGACCTTTATGGCCGGCGCCACCACGCCCGCCCCGGGCGCGCTGCAAGATCAGGAGCCCGCGCGTCCCGTCGCGGACATGCGCGCGGCCTTGCCACGCGGGTTGCGGGGCGATGCGGACAAGGGGCGCCGGTTCTATCTCGCCAACTGTTACGTCTGTCACGGCGAGCACGGTGACGGCCAGGGGCCGCGGGCGTCGTTCATCAAGCCGCCGCCGCGCAATTTCCTCGCGCCGGAATCGCGTCTCGTGCTGAATCGCCCGGCGCTGTTCGCGGCGATCTCCGCCGGCAAGCGCGGCACCGTCATGCCGGCCTGGTCCAGCGTGCTGAGCGAGCAGGAGATCGCGGACGTCGCCGAGTTCGTCTTCACGACCTTCATCACTCCCGCCCCGGAGTCGCAGAAAAAAAAAGTCATGAAGTGACCCGCGGCCCGCGCGCGGGCCGGGATATCTATAACAATCACTGTTATTTCTGTCATGGCTACGACGGCGATGCCAGGACCGTGGCGAGCCGTTTCCTGCAGCCGCCGCCGCGCGATTTCACCGCGCTCGAGCCCGGCGCCTTGAGCCGAGACGACATGATCCGCGCCGTGACCGACGGGCGCCCGGGCAGCGCCATGATGGGTTTCGCGCAGACCCTGGGCCGGGACGAGATCGAGGCCGTGGTGGATTTCATCCGCGCAACCTTCATCGAGGCGCGGCGGGAGAACACCCGTTACCACACCGCGGAGAACGGCTGGCCGGATCACCAGCGCTACGCCGCGGCCTTTCCCTTCGCGCTGGGCGAACTGGCGCTGGATACCGCGGACGAGGAACTGACGCCGGCGCAGCGCCAGGGCAAGCGGCTGTTCCTGTCTTCCTGCGTGGTCTGTCACGACCGCGCCCGCCTGATCGATGACCGTACTCTGTGGGACCGCAGGACGGTGTCGTATCCGCGCGGCGGCTATTCGCACCGGGACGGCGAGAGCGCCGACGCGGTCTCGGGCGCGTCGCTGTCCGCGCGGCATGACGCTGCCCCGCGGCTGGTCAACCCGACGCCGCAGCAACGGCGCGGGGAAGAGATCTTCCAGCACAACTGCGCCTTCTGCCACGCGCGCGACGGCAGCGGACGCAACTGGATCGGCGCGTTTCTGGAGCCGCGGCCGCGCGATCTGACTTCCGCGTCCGTGGCGGCGCTGACGCCGGAGCGGTTGCGCGAGGTCATCGCGCGGGGCGTGCCCGGCAGCGCGATGCCGGCCTGGGAGACGGTGCTCGACGCGGCGCAGATCGCGGCGGTGGCATCCTATGTGGAAGCGGTCTTCGTACGGTCCGCCAGGGAAGCGCCGCGTGCCGGCCAGGATTGACCCGCGCCGGGCGCGGCATATCTGTTATATTGGGCCGATTGTGGCCGGGACATGACCCGGGCGGGAACGCGGATGGCGAACACGAGACTCAAGGTGGGCGTGGTCGGAGGCACGGGCTATACCGGCGCGGAGCTCCTGCGTCTGCTCGCGCGTCACCCGGAGGTCGAACTGCGTGCGGTGACTTCACGCGAGCAGGCCGGACGTCCGGTCGCCGGTCTGTTCCAGAATCTGCGCGGCCATGTCGATCTGGAGTTCACGTCGCCGGAGCCCGCGGTGCTGGCGGATTGTGATACGGTCTTTTTCGCGTCCCCCAACGGCACCGCCATGACCATGGCGCGCGTGCTGCTGGAAGCCGGTACGCGCATCATCGATCTGGCGGCGGACTTCCGTCTCAAGGATCCGGAACAATGGCGCCACTGGTACCGGATGGACCACGCCTGTCCCGAACTGCTGGCGGAGGCCGTGTATGGCCTGCCCGAGATCAATCGCGCCGCCCTGCGCGGGGCCCGGCTGGTGGCCAACCCCGGCTGTTACCCCACCGCGGTCCAGCTCGGGTTCCTGCCCCTGCTGGAGGCCGGTCTGGTCGATCGCGACCGCCTGATCGCGGACGCAAAGTCCGGCGTCAGCGGCGCCGGGCGCAAGGCCGAGATCGGTACCCTGTTCGCGGAGGCGGGGGAGAACTTCAAGGCCTACGGCGTGGCCGGTCACCGGCACTGGCCGGAGATCCGCCAGGGGCTTGCGGCGGCCGGCAGGGGAGGCCCCGTCGGCCTGACCTTCGTGCCGCATCTGGTGCCGATGATCCGCGGCATTCATGCCACGCTGTACGCCGAACTGGCGACGGAACGTGAGGTGGATTTGCAGGCCCTGTACGAGAAGCGGTACGCGCAGGAGCCCTTCGTCGACGTGATGCCGTCCGGCTCGCTGCCCGAGACGCGCAGCGTGAAGGGCGCGAACCTGTGCCGCATCGCGGTCTACCGTCCGCTCGATCAGCGTACCGTGGTCGTCCTGTCGGTGATCGACAATCTGGTCAAGGGCGCGGCCGGGCAGGCGCTGCAGAATTTCAACATCATGCACGGATTCGAGGAAGGACTGGGACTCAAGGAGATCGCGCTGCTGCCCTGACCGGGCGCCGTGTGCCGCCGGGTGGAGCCGTATATTTGGTATATTTGGGGTCAGAGTAAAAACTGAATCTAGATAGCATACTTTCGACCGATTAAATAAGTTTTTACTCTGACCCCAAATATTATTAATGGCGAACAAACCCACACACGTCATCGTTCCGGCCCGCCATCCCCGCCTCAAGCGGGCCTTGTATGTGCTGTTGAGCGTCGTGGTTCTGGCGGGAGGGTGGGCCCTGTTCGATTACGGACGATCGCGCGCGGGATTCGATTCCCAGGCGGCCCGCGCGGCGCGCGATACCCTGGCGACGCGCATCCTGGATCTGGAGGCGGAGAACAAGCGGCTGAGCGGCGAGAAAGCGGTGCTGGAACAGGCGCGCGATATCGACCGTCGGGCCTATCAGGAAGTCGACCAGAATATCGCCACCCTGCAGGACGAGCTGCTCGAGCTGAAGCAGGAAGCAGCGTTCTACCGTCGACTGGTCAATGCCTCCGGCGGAGACAAGGGGCTGCAGGTCGAGAGCCTCAAGCTGCAGCGCGACGGAGAGTCCCCGCTGCTGCGTTATCGCCTGGTGCTGACCCAGTACGTGACTCCGCCCGGTCTGATCCAGGGCGAGGTACGCATGACGCTGAGCGGACTGCGCAACGGGGCGCAGGCCGAATTGTCTCAAGAGGAGCTGCTCGGCGGCGACAAGTCCGCGCTGACGTTCCGGTTCAGGCATTTTCAGGAACTGGCCGGCAGCCTGACGCTGCCCGAGGGATTCGTGCCCTTGCGTCTGCAACTCAAGGTATTGCCGCGTGACGGCGCCAAGCCGCCGGTGGAACGCAGCTTCAGCTGGACCGAACTGTTTTCGTAGTCGATAGAAGGAGACCGGCCATGTGGAATGGAGCCAAAAAACAGCGAGCCGACAAGGTCGATACCCTGATCGGGCAGCGCACCGAGATACACGGCGATATCGTGTTCAGCGGCGGCCTGCACATCGACGGCGCGATCAAGGGCAACATCGAGGCGGGCAACGACGGCTCGACCAGTCTGGTCCTGAGCGACAAGGGCTCCATTGAAGGTGAGGTGCGCGCCCCCCATGTCATGATCGACGGGCAGGTGATCGGCGACATCTACGCCTCGGAGTCGGTCGAACTCGCGCTGCATGCCCGCATCACCGGCAACGTCTACTACAAGCGCATCGAGGTGGCCATGGGCGCGGAGGTGAACGGCAGCCTGGTACACCTCGACGAGGCCGAGCTCAAGGCCTCCTCCGGGGCCAAGGATGTGAAATACCTGAGTGAATCAGGCGGACATGTTGATTGATGTGGGGCGGTCGGATTACAATAACCCCCAGTTCATGTAAGGAGATACCCCATGAGTTTAGCTGGCTCCGAAGTTATGGCCGAGGCGGCTCCGCCGATTCTGGTGTTCACCAATGCGGCGGCCGCCAAGGTGAAGTCCCTCATCGATGAAGAGGCCAACGACGCGCTCAAGCTGCGCGTGTTCATTACCGGCGGCGGGTGTTCCGGCTTCCAATACGGCTTCACCTTCGACGAAGCGGTCAATGACGGTGATACGGTGATCGAGAATGGCGGCGTGACACTGCTGGTCGACCCGATGAGCTTTCAGTATCTGGCGGGCGCCGAGATCGATTATTCCGAGGGTCTGGAAGGCGCGCACTTCGTCATCCGCAATCCCAACGCCACCACCACCTGCGGCTGCGGTTCCTCGTTCAGCGTCTGATCGACCGGTACGGGGACGGATTTCAAATCCGTCCCCGTTTACCCCGCAACTCCGTCCCCTTCCCGGTCAATCACCCCTTGCGGGCGGTACGGTAGATTCCGCCCAGCAGCACCGGCCGTGTCGCCCCGGTGACGCTGGGGAGATTGCCCGGTCGTCCCCCCAGGGTCTCGTGCGCGAGCCAGGCAAAGGCCATGGCCTCGATCCAGTCGGGCGGAAACCCGTAATCCTCGGTCGATCTGAGCTGAACCTCTCCCAGCAGTGCCTGCAGGCGGAACATCAGCGCGAGATTGTGCGCCCCGCCGCCGCAGACCAGCACCTCCCGCGTCGCCGGGGCGTGTTCGCGCAGGGCCTGCACGACGCCGGCGGCTGTCAGCTCGCACAGCGTGGCCTGGACGTTCTTCCTGATCATGCGTCCGGTGTGCCGTTTCAGCATCCGTTCCAGCCAGTGGAGGTTGAAATACTCCGTGCCGGTGGATTTGGGCGGCGGGGCGGCGAAATAACGGTCCTTCAGCAGGCGCTCCAGCAGGGCCCCGTCGATGCGGCCGCTGGCGGCCCAGCGGCCATCGCGGTCCATGGGCTGGCGCAGGTGGCGCGCGGCCCACTGGTCCATCAGCACGTTGCCGGGGCCGGTGTCGAAGCCGGTGACCGCGGCCTGCGGGTCACCGGGCAGGATCGTGACATTGGCGATCCCGCCGATGTTCAGCACGGCGCGCTCGCGTCCGCGCTGTCGGAACAGCAGGTTGTGAAAGGCCGGTACGAGCGGCGCGCCCTGGCCGCCCACGCTGATGTCGCGGCGGCGGAAATCCGCTACCGTCGTGATGCCCGTGACGGTCGCAATGATGTTCGGGTCGGCGATCTGCAGGCTGGATTTGGGTTCGGGGCCGGGATAATGCCGGACGGTCTGGCCATGGCTGCCGATG from Gammaproteobacteria bacterium includes these protein-coding regions:
- a CDS encoding c-type cytochrome; translation: MPLPSSLARCAGVIAACLPLLAAAVPAAESQRLYQHNCAACHGEQGDGKSRAQFGLNPPPRDFTTAEAWQELSRERMILSVTYGRPGTAMVGWGNRLGADEIAAIVDYIRTSFMRPPAQPQQASGQQLYKRHCSACHGDRGNGASWAHNSLNPPPRDFTAADAGRELTRERMLLSVTHGRPGTAMMPFSRELSAAEIESVVDYVRATFMAGATTPAPGALQDQEPARPVADMRAALPRGLRGDADKGRRFYLANCYVCHGEHGDGQGPRASFIKPPPRNFLAPESRLVLNRPALFAAISAGKRGTVMPAWSSVLSEQEIADVAEFVFTTFITPAPESQKKKVMK
- a CDS encoding cytochrome c; amino-acid sequence: MTRGPRAGRDIYNNHCYFCHGYDGDARTVASRFLQPPPRDFTALEPGALSRDDMIRAVTDGRPGSAMMGFAQTLGRDEIEAVVDFIRATFIEARRENTRYHTAENGWPDHQRYAAAFPFALGELALDTADEELTPAQRQGKRLFLSSCVVCHDRARLIDDRTLWDRRTVSYPRGGYSHRDGESADAVSGASLSARHDAAPRLVNPTPQQRRGEEIFQHNCAFCHARDGSGRNWIGAFLEPRPRDLTSASVAALTPERLREVIARGVPGSAMPAWETVLDAAQIAAVASYVEAVFVRSAREAPRAGQD
- a CDS encoding N-acetyl-gamma-glutamyl-phosphate reductase translates to MANTRLKVGVVGGTGYTGAELLRLLARHPEVELRAVTSREQAGRPVAGLFQNLRGHVDLEFTSPEPAVLADCDTVFFASPNGTAMTMARVLLEAGTRIIDLAADFRLKDPEQWRHWYRMDHACPELLAEAVYGLPEINRAALRGARLVANPGCYPTAVQLGFLPLLEAGLVDRDRLIADAKSGVSGAGRKAEIGTLFAEAGENFKAYGVAGHRHWPEIRQGLAAAGRGGPVGLTFVPHLVPMIRGIHATLYAELATEREVDLQALYEKRYAQEPFVDVMPSGSLPETRSVKGANLCRIAVYRPLDQRTVVVLSVIDNLVKGAAGQALQNFNIMHGFEEGLGLKEIALLP
- a CDS encoding polymer-forming cytoskeletal protein, translated to MWNGAKKQRADKVDTLIGQRTEIHGDIVFSGGLHIDGAIKGNIEAGNDGSTSLVLSDKGSIEGEVRAPHVMIDGQVIGDIYASESVELALHARITGNVYYKRIEVAMGAEVNGSLVHLDEAELKASSGAKDVKYLSESGGHVD
- the erpA gene encoding iron-sulfur cluster insertion protein ErpA, whose amino-acid sequence is MSLAGSEVMAEAAPPILVFTNAAAAKVKSLIDEEANDALKLRVFITGGGCSGFQYGFTFDEAVNDGDTVIENGGVTLLVDPMSFQYLAGAEIDYSEGLEGAHFVIRNPNATTTCGCGSSFSV
- a CDS encoding anhydro-N-acetylmuramic acid kinase: MTELYIGLMSGTSMNAVDAALVDLHGHPKLLHTASRPYPPELRRRLQALCEGTRDELESFARLDTELGHLFAETALAVLHQGGIRPAEVVAIGSHGQTVRHYPGPEPKSSLQIADPNIIATVTGITTVADFRRRDISVGGQGAPLVPAFHNLLFRQRGRERAVLNIGGIANVTILPGDPQAAVTGFDTGPGNVLMDQWAARHLRQPMDRDGRWAASGRIDGALLERLLKDRYFAAPPPKSTGTEYFNLHWLERMLKRHTGRMIRKNVQATLCELTAAGVVQALREHAPATREVLVCGGGAHNLALMFRLQALLGEVQLRSTEDYGFPPDWIEAMAFAWLAHETLGGRPGNLPSVTGATRPVLLGGIYRTARKG